In the genome of Croceimicrobium hydrocarbonivorans, one region contains:
- a CDS encoding TonB-dependent receptor domain-containing protein — protein MRTTKAVLTLLLALCVQVGFAQSRTVKGTVKGPGGEPIPGASVIEKGTKNGTATDASGSYSITVAGPKSILVISSLGFTTQEREVGSNTTIDVFMKESNEQLDEVVVTGQGVGVSRKRISTTVSSIDSKELKKSPAMQLDQLIQSKLPNAQIKLSSGQPGTASIIRSRGPVSANTNTTPVIMIDGVRVDNLNSNPSLGLNTGGAQSSAIADIPMEDIDRIEYIPGGAATTLYGADAANGVLQIFTKRGKAGRSNVYFETQLGQMRGTTDFLRWQETADLVFEPGFVQNYRLGFSGGTDAFNYSFSGSIYQDDGFNAVNQQTRRNFRTTVASRVSNRLRYSASLAYSNSEFTRDYNANTSYSRFGNIEGGSYGNVGDSNQTYLDNLKQQLQDEADVTAITERINRFNVANNFTYDVSDKVVVSFDFGLDSRNSKQQELGTNALQIVKGSYPDGTTDQGYIDVSTRNFLVLSANLNTAYRERVGDFDFITTVGGQMFRQNDYQTLISATGVPDGSESVNNSADQSVQDFYNTVTSYGLYIAENVGWKDKFFLDLGLRFDGNTAFGDEIGLIPLIKLGGSYVISDEAFFKNNISKDVVHLMKFRANYGEATIFPTPFANDLTFALNPYNGLQSFAFDNPGNPELQSEIAKTTEVGVDIGLFKRLTLGFTYYRTLTEGALFTPPQAPSTGQSAQEKNVGEIENTGFEIALGVNILNSEKHNMNARFSYNYNQNNVLSTGGAPEFVVGGFTFLGSWVNQGQPLGYLRGAKVVSDGNGGYEVERNAYLGTTFSPTFGTFGIDYTWNNKLSVFLNGDYQFGGQGVNVDDVLRYFGGVNDEDRFPQEVLDAGITSFFDLAGYWVEDANYIKVRTVGVEYNFGSLLDSRIKNLRLGFTLQNAFNWVSSSFDPDVTGSGIRTQGGFAGGGFAFGTESAPRIYLATLRVNL, from the coding sequence ATGCGAACAACCAAAGCGGTGCTAACGCTACTGTTAGCGCTATGCGTGCAGGTGGGTTTTGCCCAATCGCGCACAGTCAAAGGAACCGTTAAGGGGCCGGGCGGAGAGCCTATCCCCGGAGCTTCGGTGATTGAGAAGGGAACTAAAAATGGTACGGCTACAGATGCCTCCGGTTCTTATTCCATCACCGTTGCCGGTCCTAAATCAATCCTTGTTATTTCTTCTTTAGGTTTTACAACACAAGAACGGGAAGTGGGATCCAACACCACTATCGACGTGTTCATGAAAGAGTCCAATGAGCAATTGGACGAAGTTGTAGTAACCGGACAAGGGGTAGGGGTGAGTCGAAAACGGATCTCGACCACCGTTTCATCAATTGATTCGAAAGAGCTGAAAAAATCGCCTGCGATGCAGCTGGATCAATTAATTCAATCCAAATTACCCAATGCTCAGATTAAGTTGAGTTCCGGTCAGCCAGGAACCGCTTCAATCATTCGTTCACGGGGTCCGGTGTCAGCTAATACGAACACCACTCCGGTAATTATGATCGATGGAGTACGGGTGGATAACTTGAACTCAAACCCCAGTTTGGGATTAAATACCGGTGGTGCGCAGTCTTCTGCCATTGCTGATATTCCGATGGAGGATATTGATCGTATCGAGTATATCCCCGGTGGTGCAGCTACAACCTTATATGGTGCTGATGCTGCGAATGGGGTGCTGCAAATTTTCACCAAGCGTGGAAAAGCCGGTCGTTCGAATGTTTACTTCGAAACTCAATTAGGTCAGATGCGCGGTACTACCGACTTCTTACGTTGGCAGGAAACTGCGGACCTCGTTTTCGAGCCTGGTTTCGTGCAAAACTACCGCTTGGGATTCTCAGGAGGTACCGACGCCTTTAACTATAGCTTCTCTGGTTCTATTTACCAGGACGATGGCTTTAATGCTGTTAACCAGCAAACTCGTCGCAATTTCCGTACTACAGTAGCCTCTCGCGTTTCAAACCGCTTGCGCTATTCTGCTTCATTGGCTTACTCGAATTCTGAGTTTACCCGTGATTATAATGCGAATACCAGCTATTCTCGTTTCGGTAATATCGAAGGTGGCTCCTATGGTAATGTTGGTGACTCTAACCAAACTTACCTCGATAACCTTAAGCAGCAATTACAGGATGAAGCTGATGTAACAGCCATTACCGAAAGAATTAACCGCTTTAACGTGGCTAACAACTTTACTTACGATGTGAGTGATAAGGTGGTAGTTTCCTTCGACTTCGGGTTGGATAGTCGTAATTCTAAGCAACAGGAGTTAGGTACCAATGCCTTGCAAATTGTAAAGGGTTCTTACCCTGATGGAACTACGGATCAAGGTTATATTGATGTTAGTACACGTAACTTCTTAGTATTAAGTGCCAACTTAAATACCGCTTATCGCGAAAGAGTAGGAGACTTTGATTTCATCACTACTGTGGGTGGTCAGATGTTCCGTCAAAATGATTATCAGACTTTAATCAGTGCCACTGGTGTGCCTGATGGTTCAGAGTCTGTAAATAACTCCGCCGATCAAAGTGTACAGGATTTCTATAATACCGTAACATCTTACGGATTGTACATCGCCGAAAACGTAGGTTGGAAAGACAAGTTCTTCTTAGACCTGGGTCTTCGTTTTGATGGTAACACCGCTTTTGGTGATGAGATTGGTTTAATTCCGCTGATTAAATTAGGTGGATCTTACGTGATCTCTGATGAGGCTTTCTTCAAGAATAATATCTCTAAGGATGTGGTACACTTGATGAAATTCAGAGCCAACTATGGTGAAGCAACCATTTTCCCAACGCCATTTGCGAATGATTTGACTTTTGCCTTGAATCCTTACAATGGTTTACAATCTTTTGCTTTCGATAATCCAGGGAACCCTGAACTACAATCCGAGATTGCCAAAACCACAGAGGTGGGTGTTGATATCGGCTTGTTCAAGCGTTTAACCTTAGGATTTACTTACTATCGTACGCTTACTGAGGGTGCTCTCTTTACGCCTCCACAAGCCCCATCTACTGGTCAGAGCGCACAGGAGAAAAACGTAGGTGAAATCGAAAACACCGGTTTCGAAATCGCTTTAGGAGTGAATATCCTTAATTCTGAGAAGCATAATATGAATGCTCGCTTCTCTTATAACTACAACCAAAACAATGTACTGAGCACTGGTGGTGCACCAGAATTTGTGGTAGGTGGTTTTACCTTCCTCGGTTCTTGGGTTAATCAAGGTCAGCCTTTGGGTTACCTACGCGGTGCTAAGGTTGTATCTGATGGTAATGGTGGCTATGAGGTAGAGCGTAATGCTTATTTAGGTACTACCTTCTCTCCAACCTTCGGTACTTTCGGAATCGACTATACCTGGAACAATAAGTTAAGCGTATTCTTAAACGGTGATTACCAATTTGGTGGTCAAGGTGTAAACGTAGATGATGTACTGCGTTATTTCGGTGGCGTGAATGATGAAGATCGTTTCCCACAAGAAGTATTAGACGCTGGTATTACTTCCTTCTTCGACTTAGCAGGATACTGGGTAGAAGATGCCAATTATATTAAGGTACGTACCGTAGGTGTGGAATACAACTTCGGTAGCCTATTAGACAGCCGCATCAAGAACTTGCGTCTTGGATTTACCCTGCAGAATGCCTTTAACTGGGTAAGCTCTAGCTTCGACCCCGATGTTACTGGTTCTGGTATTCGTACCCAAGGTGGTTTCGCTGGTGGTGGTTTTGCTTTCGGTACCGAGAGTGCTCCTCGCATCTATTTAGCAACCTTACGTGTTAACCTTTAA
- a CDS encoding GumC domain-containing protein — protein MEGSKADQDRVFDSTNLIVYLYNWRMPLIIVSLVAGILAAVFSGPSFIDPLFESTVTVFPSTTNSLSKALLPQKFSSRGQDILEFGKEEEAEQLLQILNTDEIRDSIIQKYNLMKHYEIDPSGKYAKTELYKTFSSNISFRRTEFMSVEINVLDTDPDTAAFMANDIVALLDMVKDRIQRERAMQGLKIIQGEYFALKDEVQVLEDSLTELRYKGVHDYETQSSVFNEQLATAIIEKGAKSAAVASIEQKLDTLAKYGGTYVSLRDDLSYMKEEVVKLKTAYDQAKVDVSQSLPATFKVNNAYPAEKKKYPIRWLVVALSMLGAFTATLISILIWDTLRSSRKKA, from the coding sequence ATGGAAGGTTCCAAAGCCGATCAGGATCGCGTATTCGACTCCACCAATTTGATCGTTTACCTCTACAATTGGCGCATGCCATTGATTATTGTTTCTCTGGTTGCCGGAATTCTGGCCGCTGTTTTCAGCGGTCCGTCTTTCATTGATCCTTTATTCGAATCAACGGTAACCGTATTCCCATCTACAACCAACTCCCTGTCTAAGGCTCTTTTACCGCAGAAGTTTTCTAGTCGCGGTCAGGATATTTTGGAATTTGGTAAGGAAGAGGAAGCAGAGCAATTGCTGCAAATTTTGAATACCGATGAGATTCGGGATAGCATCATTCAGAAATACAATCTGATGAAGCATTATGAAATCGATCCTTCCGGGAAGTATGCCAAAACGGAATTGTATAAAACCTTTTCCAGCAATATTTCTTTCCGTCGCACTGAGTTTATGAGTGTGGAAATTAATGTATTGGATACCGATCCGGATACCGCTGCCTTTATGGCAAATGATATTGTGGCTTTGTTGGATATGGTAAAGGATCGCATTCAGCGGGAACGCGCCATGCAAGGATTAAAGATTATTCAAGGTGAGTATTTCGCCCTGAAAGACGAGGTTCAAGTTTTAGAGGATTCTTTAACTGAGCTTCGCTATAAAGGCGTGCATGATTATGAGACCCAATCGTCGGTGTTTAACGAGCAATTGGCTACAGCCATTATTGAGAAAGGTGCTAAATCAGCAGCAGTAGCTTCCATAGAACAAAAGTTGGATACCCTGGCCAAATACGGTGGTACCTATGTTTCCCTTCGCGATGACTTAAGCTATATGAAAGAAGAGGTGGTTAAATTGAAAACCGCCTACGATCAAGCGAAAGTGGACGTGTCCCAAAGTTTGCCTGCCACTTTTAAGGTAAACAACGCCTATCCTGCGGAGAAGAAGAAATATCCAATTCGTTGGTTGGTGGTCGCCCTGAGTATGTTGGGTGCCTTTACCGCTACTTTGATTTCAATTCTGATTTGGGATACCCTGCGTAGCTCTCGTAAAAAAGCCTAG
- a CDS encoding O-antigen ligase family protein translates to MRGIQFHKEDRPVYLTGLLVALLNIGLIVSQQYWALLIPVALLVVTMTFLALDKVLYFVIFSTPLSIFYLHPTLKVGFTLPTEPLLFGIMLIFFAKILFKGNFDLKLVKHPVSVAILAMIFWMFVTTLTSQLPLVSAKYLIARIWFVSVFFYLMSRLFQDRKRTYLFFWLYLLPLAAVVIYTVTVHAQWGFTKDASVWVMFPFFKEHTSYGAVLALYIPIAVAFTFFMNWDLNRKLLAGTVLLILLAGVVLSYTRAAWVSLVVAGMAGFMVWIRLRKEILVLMVFAFIGALFYFQGDIMQRFEKNDTTSSDDLSEHVESISNISTDASNMERINRWKSAFRMYGERPVFGHGPGTYMFLYAPYQKPSEKTIISTNNGDMGNAHSEYIGPLAESGTLGLILVLILVYLSIRTGIRAYSKVEDHELKVLALAALMGLITYWTHGFLNNFLDMDKATLPVWGFTSFLVYLDLYGQKKY, encoded by the coding sequence TTGAGGGGTATTCAATTTCATAAGGAAGATCGGCCGGTATACCTTACGGGCTTACTGGTAGCATTATTGAATATCGGACTTATTGTGTCCCAGCAATATTGGGCCCTCTTAATTCCGGTAGCGCTATTGGTGGTTACCATGACTTTCCTGGCTTTGGATAAGGTCCTGTATTTCGTGATCTTCAGTACCCCCCTTAGTATTTTTTATCTTCATCCCACCCTTAAAGTCGGCTTTACTCTGCCTACGGAGCCCTTGCTTTTCGGGATCATGCTCATCTTTTTTGCCAAGATCCTTTTTAAGGGGAACTTCGACCTGAAACTGGTGAAGCATCCGGTATCGGTAGCCATATTGGCAATGATCTTTTGGATGTTTGTTACCACTCTAACTTCACAGTTACCCTTGGTAAGTGCCAAATACCTCATTGCCCGTATTTGGTTCGTTTCGGTATTCTTTTATTTGATGTCGCGCCTTTTTCAAGATCGAAAACGTACCTATCTCTTTTTCTGGCTCTATCTATTGCCTCTGGCAGCGGTGGTTATTTATACGGTCACCGTGCATGCTCAGTGGGGCTTTACTAAAGATGCCTCAGTATGGGTAATGTTCCCCTTCTTTAAGGAGCATACTTCTTATGGGGCGGTATTAGCACTATATATCCCAATAGCGGTAGCCTTTACCTTTTTCATGAATTGGGATCTGAACCGCAAATTATTGGCAGGAACAGTATTGCTGATCTTATTGGCGGGCGTGGTTTTATCCTATACACGGGCCGCTTGGGTGAGTCTGGTGGTAGCGGGAATGGCAGGTTTTATGGTGTGGATACGCCTGCGGAAAGAGATTTTGGTTTTGATGGTCTTCGCCTTTATCGGCGCTTTGTTTTATTTCCAAGGAGATATTATGCAGCGCTTCGAAAAGAATGATACCACTAGTAGCGACGATTTAAGTGAGCATGTAGAGTCGATCAGTAATATTTCTACTGATGCTTCTAATATGGAACGTATCAATCGCTGGAAATCGGCTTTCCGCATGTATGGCGAAAGGCCGGTATTTGGTCATGGCCCCGGCACTTATATGTTTCTCTATGCCCCTTATCAGAAACCGAGCGAGAAAACTATTATTTCTACCAATAATGGAGATATGGGCAATGCCCATAGTGAATACATCGGTCCATTGGCGGAAAGCGGAACCTTAGGATTGATTTTGGTTTTAATTCTGGTTTATCTAAGTATTAGGACCGGCATTAGGGCCTATTCTAAAGTAGAGGATCATGAACTTAAAGTGCTGGCTTTGGCGGCATTAATGGGCTTGATAACCTATTGGACCCATGGTTTCTTGAATAATTTCCTCGACATGGATAAGGCCACCTTACCGGTTTGGGGCTTTACATCCTTCCTTGTATATCTGGACCTCTACGGACAGAAAAAATATTAA
- a CDS encoding glycosyltransferase family 4 protein, protein MKIAVNTRLLLKDRLEGIGQFTANIFEILSREHPEVEWIFLFDRPWHPDFIFDPGIEAKVLFPPTRHPFLWQWWFQWSVPRYLNKIKADLFISPDGMIPLWGQCPSIAVIHDLNYEHQPDNLDKVAGGFMRHYYPKFAHHAIRVATVSEYCKKDIADTYSVSPDKIDVVPNGYGPHFKALSPEAKTKVRAKYAEGSPYFLYLGALNPRKNLEGLMGAYALYRDNGGQHKLLITGEKMRWTPAIEQAFQSNPYKEDILFTGRLADADLAEVLASAEGLCLVSHFEGFGIPIIEAFACETAVICANNTAMPEIAGEAALLVDSRNSESIAKALQQMENAEVQADLIQKGKVQLQKFSWQKAAEAMWDSIQKSLH, encoded by the coding sequence GTGAAGATTGCAGTAAATACCCGTTTACTCCTTAAAGATCGCCTCGAAGGCATTGGCCAATTTACCGCCAATATCTTCGAAATCTTGAGTCGTGAGCACCCGGAAGTCGAATGGATTTTTCTGTTCGATCGTCCCTGGCACCCCGACTTCATCTTTGACCCAGGTATCGAAGCCAAGGTCTTATTCCCACCTACGCGCCATCCCTTTTTATGGCAGTGGTGGTTTCAATGGTCGGTCCCGCGTTACTTAAACAAGATTAAAGCAGATCTCTTTATATCACCAGATGGCATGATTCCCCTTTGGGGCCAATGCCCTTCCATCGCAGTCATCCACGATTTGAACTACGAGCATCAACCAGATAATCTGGATAAGGTTGCTGGTGGTTTTATGCGGCATTATTACCCCAAATTTGCTCACCACGCAATAAGGGTAGCCACCGTTTCTGAATACTGTAAAAAGGATATCGCTGATACTTATAGCGTATCGCCAGATAAAATTGATGTAGTTCCCAATGGCTATGGCCCGCATTTTAAGGCCCTTTCGCCAGAAGCCAAAACAAAGGTGCGCGCAAAATACGCAGAAGGCTCCCCCTACTTTTTGTACTTAGGAGCCCTGAATCCCCGTAAAAATCTGGAAGGTTTAATGGGTGCCTATGCTTTGTATCGCGATAATGGCGGCCAGCACAAACTACTGATTACCGGCGAGAAAATGCGCTGGACCCCAGCCATTGAGCAAGCTTTTCAAAGCAATCCTTATAAGGAGGACATCCTTTTTACCGGACGATTAGCCGATGCTGATTTAGCAGAAGTTTTGGCCAGCGCGGAGGGCCTCTGCTTGGTTTCCCATTTTGAAGGATTTGGCATTCCTATTATCGAAGCATTTGCCTGCGAGACCGCTGTGATTTGCGCTAATAACACAGCCATGCCAGAGATTGCGGGTGAAGCTGCTCTATTAGTAGATAGTCGCAATAGCGAGTCAATCGCCAAAGCACTGCAGCAAATGGAAAATGCGGAAGTACAAGCCGATCTCATCCAAAAAGGCAAAGTGCAATTGCAGAAATTCTCTTGGCAAAAAGCCGCGGAAGCCATGTGGGACAGCATTCAAAAAAGCTTGCACTAA
- a CDS encoding oligosaccharide flippase family protein, which translates to MQKKFVGSLALLLFVNFLIKPIWIFGIDLEVQNQVGSDAYGLYSAVLSFVMIFNIVLDLGLAHYSNREIATDPQQLARHFSELFMIKISLAGVYFLVAMGLGFFLGFWSGGAQLLLWLSLSQVFASALFFLRSHLTGLHLFKWDAVLSVFDKSLMILTAGYLLYFSQSGIDVQIFAALQALAYGLTAGLALLLILWRVPYFKPHFRWMKFRKKLGRSLPYALMIFLMAMYTRIDQLMLQQLIGNSEAGIYAQAFRLLDTFNQPAYLFSVLLLPMFATLISREEPVSDLAKLSFVLIYVMSLSITLGGVFEAEELMAYLYDEHSEISSGLLQILLFSSLSMGATYVFGTMLTARGNLRELNYIAFGGLILNVIFNALLIPKYGARGAAVATLVTQSLSALLQFRLCYRLANLAWRSSFLWRFLAYSLQALLLAYGLSLLEMDWYWSLLLIIGGAAASVVLWRLLPWAQGIELLKQRLKDRSST; encoded by the coding sequence ATGCAAAAGAAATTCGTTGGCAGCCTGGCGCTGTTGCTATTCGTTAATTTTTTGATCAAGCCGATCTGGATTTTCGGAATCGATCTCGAAGTACAAAATCAGGTCGGCTCAGATGCCTATGGCCTGTACTCAGCGGTGCTCAGCTTTGTGATGATCTTCAATATTGTGCTGGATCTGGGTCTGGCTCATTATAGCAACCGTGAGATTGCTACCGATCCACAGCAATTAGCCCGACATTTCTCCGAACTCTTCATGATTAAGATTAGCCTCGCTGGAGTCTACTTTTTAGTCGCCATGGGGCTGGGTTTTTTCCTGGGCTTCTGGTCTGGAGGTGCGCAGCTCTTACTTTGGTTGAGTTTGTCGCAGGTTTTTGCTTCTGCACTTTTCTTTTTACGTTCTCACCTTACCGGATTGCATTTGTTTAAATGGGATGCGGTATTAAGTGTCTTCGATAAAAGCCTGATGATTTTAACCGCTGGCTATCTCTTGTATTTCAGTCAGTCGGGTATCGATGTTCAAATCTTCGCGGCCTTGCAGGCTCTGGCCTATGGGCTAACCGCTGGTCTCGCCTTGCTGCTGATCTTATGGCGGGTACCTTATTTCAAGCCTCATTTTCGATGGATGAAATTTCGGAAGAAGCTAGGCCGCAGCTTGCCTTATGCTTTGATGATCTTTTTAATGGCCATGTATACCCGAATTGATCAATTAATGCTGCAGCAGCTTATTGGCAATTCAGAGGCTGGTATCTATGCGCAGGCCTTCCGCTTGTTGGATACCTTTAATCAGCCGGCCTACCTTTTCTCGGTTTTATTGCTCCCCATGTTTGCCACCTTGATCTCTCGAGAGGAGCCGGTTTCGGATCTGGCCAAGCTATCCTTTGTGCTGATCTATGTAATGAGCCTGAGTATTACCCTGGGGGGTGTTTTTGAAGCCGAAGAATTAATGGCCTATCTCTATGATGAGCATTCCGAAATTAGCAGTGGCCTTTTACAAATCTTGCTGTTTTCCTCTTTATCCATGGGGGCGACCTATGTTTTTGGAACCATGCTTACGGCAAGGGGAAATTTGCGGGAGCTTAATTATATCGCCTTTGGGGGCTTAATCCTTAATGTGATTTTCAATGCCTTGCTGATTCCTAAATACGGAGCCCGAGGGGCGGCAGTGGCGACCTTGGTAACTCAGAGTTTGAGTGCGCTCCTGCAATTCAGGCTTTGCTATCGATTGGCCAATTTAGCTTGGCGAAGCTCCTTTTTATGGCGATTTTTAGCCTATTCACTTCAGGCTTTACTCTTGGCTTATGGCCTTAGTTTGCTGGAGATGGATTGGTATTGGTCGCTGCTTTTAATTATTGGTGGAGCCGCGGCATCAGTAGTTCTTTGGAGGCTTTTACCTTGGGCTCAGGGAATAGAATTGCTTAAGCAGCGTTTAAAGGACCGCAGTAGCACTTAA
- a CDS encoding ribonuclease HII → MAQLKNFKEKGRLEAGCDEAGRGCLAGPVYAAAVILKPGFRHKLLDDSKKLTEKQRDELRVYIEEKALAWAVASVSAAEIDEINILKASFLAMHRALDQLKTRPEFLLIDGNRFTPYQDLEHSCETKGDGRFKSIAAASILAKTHRDEAMLKLAEDYPQYQWERNKGYPTQAHRQAIREHGASRWHRQSFTLLPPQLKLDLD, encoded by the coding sequence ATGGCTCAGCTCAAAAACTTTAAAGAGAAAGGTCGCCTGGAAGCAGGTTGCGATGAAGCAGGCAGAGGTTGTTTAGCCGGGCCCGTTTATGCCGCGGCGGTAATATTAAAGCCGGGCTTCCGACATAAATTATTGGACGACTCCAAGAAACTCACTGAAAAGCAAAGGGACGAACTAAGAGTTTACATCGAGGAAAAAGCACTGGCCTGGGCCGTGGCTTCTGTGTCGGCAGCCGAGATTGACGAAATAAACATCCTCAAAGCCTCCTTCTTAGCTATGCACCGGGCTTTGGATCAATTAAAAACCAGACCCGAATTTTTATTAATCGACGGTAATCGCTTTACTCCTTACCAGGACTTAGAGCACAGTTGCGAGACTAAAGGCGATGGAAGATTTAAGTCGATAGCCGCCGCCTCTATTCTGGCTAAAACGCATCGTGATGAGGCCATGCTCAAACTAGCTGAAGACTACCCCCAATACCAATGGGAACGAAACAAAGGCTACCCTACCCAAGCTCATCGCCAAGCGATTCGAGAGCATGGAGCTTCACGCTGGCACCGACAAAGCTTCACTTTACTTCCCCCGCAGTTAAAATTAGACCTCGACTAG